A region of the Curvibacter sp. AEP1-3 genome:
TGCCGGCGCGCACATACAGCATGCCAGTGCCCTTGGGGGCATACAGCTTGTGACCGGAGAACGGCGCGTAATCGATGCGGGTCGCCGCCAGGTTCAAATTGAGCTTGCCCAGTGCCTGCACACAGTCCACCAGCCACAGCGCACGCGACGCGCTGCTTAGCAACACGGCTTCGATGCCGGCAATATCCGACACCACGCCCGTCTCGTTATTGGCCGCCATGGTGCACAACAGGGTCGCGCTCGGCAGGTGCTGCTGCAGGTACGCCATGTCATGCAACCCTTTTGTGTTCACTGGCACGGTCAGCACCGGCAAGTTCAGTCCCAGCAGCCGGTTCCAATGTGCCACGGCTTGGGGCACGGCCTTGTGTTCGGTCGCACCCAGCAGAATAGGCCCATCCACCACTTCGCCTGCATCGCGTCGGGCCCGCACCTCACACAGGGCGGACAGCACCGCGGTTTGAATGCCTTCCGTCGCGCCGCTCACAAACAGCAGTTGCCCGTTGCCCGTGCCCAGCACCCGTGCGGCTCGGGCGCGTACGCCGTCCAGCAAAGCCTTGGCGCGCAAACCTGTGCTGTGGCTACTGCTGGGGTTGCCGAACTGGCCCATGAGCATGCGCATGGCCGCATCAGCGGCGGCTGGCAGCACGGGGGTGGTGGCATTGCAGTCCAGGTAAATCTCGTGGGCAGGTGCGTGCATGGCAGGCTCAAAAAAGGTGGCAATGAAGCACTCGATGGTAGGCACCTCGCCACAAACGAACATTCCATTTCCTACTGCATTTAGTCAGAACATAGAATATTCATTCCATCAAATAGACGAACACAGCAATGGCAGCCTATAAAGAACTGGACCGAACCGATCGCGCCATCCTCAGCGAGCTGCAACAGGACGGCAGCTTGTCGGTAGCCCAACTCAGTGAAAAAGTGGGCCTGTCCACCACCCCATGCTGGAAGCGGGTGAAGAGCATGGAAGAGTCGGGCCTGATCGAAAAGCGCGTTGCCATCGTCAATCGCGAACAGGCCGGCCTGCCAGTGACTGTGTTCGTGAGCCTGCGCACCAACCGGCACGACGAAGCCTGGCTGCGCGAATTTGCTGCCGCCGTGGCCGGCATGCCAGAGGTGATGGAGTTCCACCGCATGAGCGGCGATGTGGACTACCTACTCAAGGTGGTGGCCGCCGACATCGCCGGTTACGACCGGTTCTACAAACGCCTGATCCAGCTGGCCCAGCTGGCGGGTGTGTCTTCCGCCTTCTCGATGGAGCAGATTAAAAGCACCACAGCGCTACCATTGTGATAGCGCCTCGCACATATTGCACGGGCGCCAGGGGCGCATTGGATTCAAATAGCTAGGCCAGTTCCGGAACGCGACTGCGTGCGTAGCTGCCATCCCCATGCTGGAACACCCGGTCTGAAGGCAACACATCCCCCGGCGCAAAGGTGGGACCACTGTTGAGGCGTTCGTAGACCGGGTCAAAATCGATGCGGGCCAGGTCCAGCAGGTCGTTCAGGCTGTCGAGTACGAAGTAGCACTCTTGGAAATCGTCAATGCGGTAGCGGGTGCGCATGACGCGCTCCAAGTCAAAACCGATACGGTGGGGCGATGTGCTTTGTACCGCAAAGCCGCTCTCGGTGAATGACGAGGCAATGCCTGCACCGTAGATGCGCAAAGCTTCTTGGGCGCCGCTCTCGCCCGGTGCTTGCTCCTTCACCAAACCGAACTCCACGGTGTACCAGTACACCCGCGCCAGCTCCGTAAGCTTGCCGATGCGTTGGGCGCGTAAGCCGGCCTGGCCATAGAGCTGGATGAAGTCCGCCATCACCGGGTGCATGAGCATTGGCACGTGGCCGAACACGTCGTGGAAGACGTCGGGCTCTTGCAGGTAGTCCAGCTGGTCCGCACCGCGGATGAAGTTGCCGCTCGGAAAGCGCCGGTTCGCCAGGTGATTAAAAAACACCTCGTCCGGCACCAAACCCGGCACGGCCACCACCTGCCAGCCGGTGCGGGGCATCAGCACTTCGTTCAGTGCAGCAAAGTCGGGAATGGCGTCTGCGCTGAGCGGCAAGGCGTGCATGCCTTCCACAAACTCGCGGCAGGCCAGTTGGGGCAGCAGCGCGGTCTGGCGCTCAAACAGCGTCTTCCAGACCGCGTGGTCTGCGGCGCTGTAGTGCGCCCAGTGTTGGGGGATGGTGTAGTCGTCCACCGGCCACCCCCCTTAACGCACCGCCAGCAAGGTGCCCCGGCAATCGCCAAAGCCGATACGCCGCGTACCCTCTGCTAAGCAAGCACCGCGCAGGATGACGGTGTCGCCATCTTGCAAAAAAGTGCGCACTTCGCCGTTGGGCAAGGTAATGGGCTGCTTGCCGCCTTGAGTCAGCTCCAGCAACGAGCCGCCCTGCTCCGGCGCCGGGCCGGACAAGGTGCCGGTGCCCAGCACATCGCCCGCACGAAGGTTGCAGCCATTGACCGTGTGGTGAGCGACCAGCTGCGCCAGCGTCCAGTAGGCGTCCCGCATGTTGGACTGCGAGAGGCGCACGCCGCCCTCGCCAGCGGCGCGCATGGCGGGCGTCTGGAGCCAGACTTCGAGCTGCACATCCAGCGCGCCATGAGCGCGGTTGGCTGCGCTCTCCAGATAGGGCAAGGGCTGCGGGTCCGCCGCGTCGCGGACGAAGGGGGCGCGAAACGGCGCCAGCGCTTCCATGGTCACCAACCAGGGCGACACGGTGGTGGCAAAGTTTTTAGCCAAAAACGGGCCCAGGGGTTGGTATTCCCAGGCCTGCACATCGCGTGCGCTCCAGTCGTTGAGCAGCGTGAGGCCGAAGACGTGCTCTTCTGCATCCGCTATAGAAACAGGAGCACCCAGCGCATTACCCATGCCGACCCAGGCCCCGAGTTCGAGCTCATAGTCGATCCGCGCGCTGGGCCCGAAATCCGGCACCGTGGCACCCGGCTTGAGCGTTTGCCCCTTGGGTCTGTGAAACTGTTGCCCGCTGGCAGCTATGCTGCTGGCCCGGCCGTGGTAGCCGATGGGTACCCACTTGTAGTTGGGTAGCAGCGGGTTCTCCGGGCGGAAGAGCTTGCCCACGGTGGTGGCGTGGTGGATGCCGGTGTAGAAGTCGGTGTAGTCGCCCACCTCGCAGGGCAGGCCCAGCTCCACTTCGGTCTGGCGCAAGAGTGCATCGCCCCAGACTTTTTGCAGGGCCGAGCCCTCGCGCAGCCCTTCCCAGATGGCCAGCCGCAAGGCGCGGCGCTGGGCCACGGGTGCGGCCATCAGGCGGTGCATATCGTTGTGGTCGATCAAGCCGGTGGCGTGCAGGTCCAGCACGCGGTCGCCAATGGCCACACCGATTTGCCAGGGCTCCAGCGCGTTGTGGCGGAAGCGGCCGAAGGGCAGGTTCTGGATCGGGAAATCGGTGTCGGAGGTGCTGGCGGATTCGACCCAGCTTTGCGTGTCGGGGGCGTGGGTGGCGTCCAAGACATGGGGCACTGCGCTCATGCTTTCGCTCCAAATTCGTTAGCGTGCAAAAAGGCGGCGTGTTTGGGCGCGCGCTTGGTCACACTCCACTCCTCCAACATGGCCCACTTCACCTTGTCCATTTGCGCCAGCTTGGCCTGTTCGTCATGGTCCGGGCACGACAGCTCCAGCCGGTGGCCATTGGGGTCAAAGAAGTAGATGCTGTGGAACATGCCGTGGTCGGTCACGCCCAACACGTCCACGCCTTGCGCTTCTAGGTGCGCTTTGAACTCCAGCAACTCGGCCCGGTCTTTCACTTTGAAGGCGATGTGCTGCACCCAAGCGGGCGTGTTGGGGTCGCGGCCCATGGGGGGTTGTGTGGGCAACTCAAAGAAGGCCAGCACATTGCCCTGCCCCGCGTCGAGGAAAACGTGCATGTAGGGGTCGGGCGCTTTGGTGCTGGGCACCAGGTCTTCGGCAATCGCCAGCACAAAGTCCATGTGCAGCATCTTCTGGTACCAGAGCACGGTTTCTTTGGCGTCTTTGCAGCGATAAGCCACGTGATGGATGCGTTCTATTTTCATGGTGTCTCCTCGGGCTTTATGTTGGCTTAAGCGGTTTCCAAAGCGCCGCGGCGTACCTGGTCGCGCTCCAGCGATTCGAACAGGGCCTTGAAGTTACCCTCACCAAAACCTTCATCGCCCCTGCGCTGGATGAACTCAAAAAACACCGGCCCGAGCTGGGTTTGCGAAAAGATTTGCAGCAGCAGGCGCGGCTGCCCGCCCTCTGTGC
Encoded here:
- a CDS encoding Lrp/AsnC family transcriptional regulator encodes the protein MAAYKELDRTDRAILSELQQDGSLSVAQLSEKVGLSTTPCWKRVKSMEESGLIEKRVAIVNREQAGLPVTVFVSLRTNRHDEAWLREFAAAVAGMPEVMEFHRMSGDVDYLLKVVAADIAGYDRFYKRLIQLAQLAGVSSAFSMEQIKSTTALPL
- the phhA gene encoding phenylalanine 4-monooxygenase, whose protein sequence is MDDYTIPQHWAHYSAADHAVWKTLFERQTALLPQLACREFVEGMHALPLSADAIPDFAALNEVLMPRTGWQVVAVPGLVPDEVFFNHLANRRFPSGNFIRGADQLDYLQEPDVFHDVFGHVPMLMHPVMADFIQLYGQAGLRAQRIGKLTELARVYWYTVEFGLVKEQAPGESGAQEALRIYGAGIASSFTESGFAVQSTSPHRIGFDLERVMRTRYRIDDFQECYFVLDSLNDLLDLARIDFDPVYERLNSGPTFAPGDVLPSDRVFQHGDGSYARSRVPELA
- the fahA gene encoding fumarylacetoacetase produces the protein MSAVPHVLDATHAPDTQSWVESASTSDTDFPIQNLPFGRFRHNALEPWQIGVAIGDRVLDLHATGLIDHNDMHRLMAAPVAQRRALRLAIWEGLREGSALQKVWGDALLRQTEVELGLPCEVGDYTDFYTGIHHATTVGKLFRPENPLLPNYKWVPIGYHGRASSIAASGQQFHRPKGQTLKPGATVPDFGPSARIDYELELGAWVGMGNALGAPVSIADAEEHVFGLTLLNDWSARDVQAWEYQPLGPFLAKNFATTVSPWLVTMEALAPFRAPFVRDAADPQPLPYLESAANRAHGALDVQLEVWLQTPAMRAAGEGGVRLSQSNMRDAYWTLAQLVAHHTVNGCNLRAGDVLGTGTLSGPAPEQGGSLLELTQGGKQPITLPNGEVRTFLQDGDTVILRGACLAEGTRRIGFGDCRGTLLAVR
- a CDS encoding VOC family protein: MKIERIHHVAYRCKDAKETVLWYQKMLHMDFVLAIAEDLVPSTKAPDPYMHVFLDAGQGNVLAFFELPTQPPMGRDPNTPAWVQHIAFKVKDRAELLEFKAHLEAQGVDVLGVTDHGMFHSIYFFDPNGHRLELSCPDHDEQAKLAQMDKVKWAMLEEWSVTKRAPKHAAFLHANEFGAKA